A single window of Halococcus salifodinae DSM 8989 DNA harbors:
- the carA gene encoding glutamine-hydrolyzing carbamoyl-phosphate synthase small subunit — MTDAYVAIEGGHVLTGRARAPGTARGELVFTTAYTGYEESLTDPSYAEQVLTFSYPLIGNYGVRDERFESDQVQPTAVLARELTDDVAEWLGSEEIPAIDHLDTRDVVTDVREEGAMECGIAAGPDATPEDALAELDRCRGMSEHTDIGATVSVDEPARYEGDGAYDVALIDCGAKGSIRSSLMERGADVTVLPYDATPEDVSRTDPDLLFVSNGPGDPENFEAAQALVEEFAGDLPLAGICLGQQIVAAALGGTTEKMAFGHRGVNQPVRDLDSGRVVMTTQNHGYTVTEPGELDVTQINVNDDTPEGLASDALDVITRQYHPEANPGPHDSLDFFDDVLAMADAQRVAPTAD; from the coding sequence ATGACGGATGCCTACGTGGCGATCGAGGGCGGCCACGTCCTGACCGGGCGTGCGCGCGCCCCGGGCACGGCCCGTGGCGAACTGGTTTTCACGACCGCCTACACCGGCTACGAGGAGAGTCTCACCGATCCCTCCTACGCCGAGCAGGTGCTCACCTTCTCGTACCCGCTGATCGGCAACTACGGCGTTCGGGACGAGCGGTTCGAATCCGATCAGGTCCAGCCCACGGCGGTCCTCGCGCGCGAACTCACCGACGACGTTGCCGAGTGGCTCGGAAGCGAAGAAATCCCCGCGATCGATCACCTCGACACCCGCGACGTGGTGACCGACGTCCGCGAGGAGGGCGCGATGGAGTGTGGGATCGCCGCCGGCCCCGACGCGACCCCCGAGGACGCACTCGCCGAGCTCGATCGGTGCAGGGGAATGAGCGAGCACACCGACATCGGCGCGACGGTCAGCGTCGACGAACCCGCGCGCTACGAGGGCGATGGAGCGTACGACGTCGCGCTGATCGACTGCGGCGCGAAGGGCTCGATCCGGTCGTCGCTCATGGAGCGTGGTGCGGACGTCACCGTGCTGCCGTACGACGCCACCCCCGAAGACGTTTCGAGGACTGATCCGGACCTCCTGTTCGTCTCGAACGGCCCCGGCGATCCCGAGAACTTCGAGGCCGCTCAGGCACTCGTGGAGGAGTTCGCGGGCGACCTCCCGCTCGCCGGGATCTGTCTCGGCCAGCAGATCGTCGCGGCGGCCCTCGGCGGTACCACCGAAAAGATGGCCTTCGGCCACCGCGGCGTGAACCAGCCGGTTCGTGACCTCGATTCGGGCCGTGTGGTGATGACGACCCAGAACCACGGCTACACCGTGACCGAGCCGGGCGAGCTCGACGTCACACAGATCAACGTCAACGACGACACGCCGGAAGGGCTCGCGAGCGACGCACTCGACGTCATCACCCGTCAGTACCACCCCGAGGCCAACCCCGGCCCACACGACTCGCTCGACTTCTTCGACGACGTGCTCGCGATGGCGGACGCCCAACGAGTCGCCCCGACTGCGGACTGA
- a CDS encoding Lrp/AsnC family transcriptional regulator — translation MDDLDRRILNVLRRDSRTPYTEIAEEVGTSEGTVRNRVEQLVDDGTIERFTVTTRTGNIKAMIEVGVAVDVDTSAVSKRMTEWPEVDFVWQVSGEEDVVLVVDAADTAAVNALITQARELDDVVSTKTRLILDERRG, via the coding sequence ATGGACGACCTCGATCGCCGCATCCTGAACGTCCTCCGACGCGATTCGCGGACACCGTACACCGAGATCGCCGAGGAAGTAGGAACGTCGGAGGGGACGGTCAGAAATCGCGTCGAGCAGCTCGTCGACGATGGGACCATCGAGCGCTTCACCGTGACCACCCGGACGGGTAACATCAAGGCGATGATCGAAGTCGGGGTCGCGGTCGACGTCGACACCTCGGCAGTCTCGAAGCGGATGACCGAGTGGCCCGAGGTGGATTTCGTCTGGCAGGTTTCGGGCGAGGAGGACGTGGTGCTCGTCGTCGACGCGGCCGATACCGCCGCGGTCAACGCGCTGATCACCCAGGCCCGCGAGCTCGACGACGTCGTGAGCACCAAGACCCGGCTGATCCTCGACGAACGCCGCGGGTAG